One region of Alphaproteobacteria bacterium GM7ARS4 genomic DNA includes:
- the ispF gene encoding 2-C-methyl-D-erythritol 2,4-cyclodiphosphate synthase, giving the protein MHTTALIVAGGSGTRFHASQHEKTSHKTPIPKQYQNLYGRPLLAHSLETLIAHPHIDTVQVVIRRDDVTAYTHAVQWTDRHPSIKKKLRPPVYGGATRQQSVYHGLKALATAQTPVDYVLIHDAARPFLSPRLIGRITHALHTKRKQAVLPVLDIVDTIKQVEGDDVLTTLSRDCVKRAQTPQGFRFDIIYQAHMKEQCHPCPASDDSILAERQGIPVSIVQGETQNSKITSQHDMPSQPATTQKSSSYGAVSVPDIRVGSGFDVHALAKGEKMILGGIDIPSPRGLAGHSDADVVLHALTDALFGALAEEDIGFHFPPSESQWRQADSALFLRHAVQRTQARGYIITHCDITVICEWPKITPIRTAMRENMASLLHIPVERVSVKATTSEKLGFCGREEGIAAQATVTLVCAPQHRLQG; this is encoded by the coding sequence ATGCATACAACAGCCCTCATTGTCGCCGGCGGAAGTGGCACGCGCTTCCATGCCTCACAGCACGAGAAGACATCCCATAAAACCCCCATTCCTAAACAATATCAGAACCTCTATGGACGCCCTCTCTTAGCCCATAGCCTCGAAACGCTCATCGCCCATCCCCATATCGATACCGTCCAAGTCGTGATTCGAAGAGATGACGTAACGGCCTATACCCATGCCGTCCAGTGGACCGACCGACACCCTTCTATTAAAAAGAAGCTCCGCCCTCCCGTCTATGGAGGAGCAACCAGACAGCAATCCGTTTATCACGGACTCAAAGCCCTTGCCACAGCACAGACGCCTGTGGACTATGTCCTTATCCATGATGCAGCCCGCCCTTTCCTCTCGCCGCGACTCATCGGGCGCATCACCCATGCGCTTCACACAAAGAGAAAGCAAGCCGTTCTTCCCGTCTTAGATATCGTCGACACCATCAAACAAGTGGAGGGAGACGATGTCCTCACCACATTGTCCCGTGATTGCGTCAAACGCGCCCAAACACCACAAGGCTTTCGATTCGACATCATTTACCAAGCCCATATGAAGGAACAGTGCCATCCTTGTCCAGCAAGTGACGATTCCATCCTTGCCGAACGGCAAGGCATTCCTGTCTCTATCGTTCAGGGAGAGACCCAGAACAGCAAGATAACATCCCAGCACGACATGCCCTCTCAGCCTGCAACGACACAAAAATCATCGTCCTACGGAGCAGTGTCTGTTCCCGATATTCGCGTGGGGAGCGGGTTTGATGTCCATGCGTTGGCAAAAGGGGAAAAGATGATTTTAGGGGGGATTGATATTCCCTCACCGCGCGGGCTTGCGGGGCATTCCGATGCCGATGTCGTTCTCCATGCCTTGACCGATGCTCTGTTTGGGGCTCTTGCCGAAGAGGATATTGGCTTTCATTTTCCGCCATCAGAGTCGCAATGGCGACAGGCGGACTCTGCCTTATTTCTCCGCCATGCCGTCCAGCGAACACAGGCAAGAGGCTATATCATCACCCATTGCGATATAACGGTGATTTGTGAATGGCCAAAAATCACGCCTATACGCACAGCCATGCGTGAGAACATGGCGTCTCTTCTTCACATTCCTGTAGAGCGTGTGAGCGTCAAGGCGACCACGAGTGAAAAACTTGGCTTTTGTGGGCGAGAGGAAGGGATAGCCGCTCAGGCGACAGTCACGCTTGTGTGCGCGCCTCAGCACCGCCTACAGGGATAG
- a CDS encoding phosphatidylglycerophosphatase A: MPSSHGCPSKRPWALLVATCCGLGYRTRWPGTLTSAITTAVLFTAHSIVEGIGESYASPAIAVIITASLPVLLLFLFILGTWASHILLATERATESHADPPHIVIDEVVGQALTLWLTQSQSLYDYGVCFILFRFFDIVKPPPIRQLEHMGPQALALMHDDVAAAVMAAGVFLLVPLLFASLF; encoded by the coding sequence ATGCCGTCTTCCCATGGCTGTCCTTCGAAGCGCCCATGGGCGCTTTTGGTGGCGACATGTTGTGGCTTAGGGTATAGGACTCGTTGGCCCGGCACCCTCACCAGTGCCATCACGACTGCTGTTCTTTTTACAGCCCATAGTATCGTCGAGGGAATAGGGGAGTCTTATGCGTCCCCTGCCATTGCTGTCATCATCACGGCCAGCCTTCCTGTGCTGTTGCTGTTCCTCTTTATCCTAGGCACGTGGGCGAGCCATATCCTTCTCGCAACAGAGCGCGCAACAGAGAGCCATGCCGACCCGCCCCATATCGTTATCGACGAAGTCGTAGGACAAGCCTTGACACTTTGGCTCACACAGAGCCAGAGCCTGTATGACTATGGCGTGTGCTTTATCTTGTTTCGTTTTTTCGACATTGTCAAGCCCCCTCCCATTCGCCAGCTAGAACATATGGGGCCACAGGCTCTTGCCCTTATGCATGATGACGTTGCGGCGGCTGTCATGGCGGCTGGTGTGTTTCTCCTTGTTCCTCTGCTCTTTGCGTCTCTTTTTTGA
- a CDS encoding CinA family protein gives MALSLRLSQEICAYCRQHHHKMTTAESCTGGLLSTYLTAHAGSSHSFCQGYIVYANDAKMTMLGVPLSCLEAHGAVSQQTAQAMAQGALAHARADIAISITGIAGPSGGSAGKPVGTVYMALIVPRETEVLCQHHHITGSRAEIRQQAAERSLRMVHHYLHQP, from the coding sequence ATGGCGCTCTCCCTGAGGCTCTCTCAAGAGATTTGCGCCTACTGTCGCCAGCATCATCACAAGATGACGACGGCTGAGTCATGCACAGGAGGTCTTCTTTCTACGTATCTCACAGCGCATGCGGGTTCATCCCATAGTTTCTGTCAGGGCTATATCGTCTATGCCAATGATGCAAAGATGACCATGCTTGGCGTGCCTCTGTCATGCCTAGAGGCGCATGGGGCGGTATCACAACAGACAGCACAAGCCATGGCACAAGGCGCATTAGCCCATGCCCGTGCCGACATTGCCATCAGCATCACGGGTATCGCTGGCCCCAGTGGGGGAAGTGCGGGGAAGCCTGTTGGCACGGTCTATATGGCGTTGATTGTTCCCCGCGAGACAGAGGTGCTGTGCCAGCATCATCATATCACGGGTTCTCGTGCCGAGATTCGTCAGCAAGCGGCGGAACGGAGTTTGCGCATGGTCCATCACTACCTGCATCAGCCATAA
- a CDS encoding YciI family protein translates to MYFVIHAEDGEDGLALRKKHRQAHLCYLRAMAGRLLTAGPTLNRRLEPRGSLLVIDFSDMEEAKRFVEDDPYTKAGVFKKVEIMAYRQTLPDEVSEAQEGYRMDEEHGSFLRREDEGEH, encoded by the coding sequence ATGTATTTTGTTATTCACGCAGAAGATGGAGAGGATGGTTTGGCGTTGCGTAAGAAGCACAGACAAGCACATCTCTGTTACTTGAGGGCGATGGCAGGGCGTCTCTTGACGGCTGGGCCCACATTGAATAGGCGCTTAGAGCCTCGAGGCTCACTCTTGGTCATCGATTTTAGCGATATGGAGGAGGCAAAGCGTTTTGTTGAGGATGACCCCTATACGAAGGCAGGTGTTTTTAAGAAGGTAGAGATTATGGCCTACCGTCAGACGCTTCCTGATGAGGTGTCAGAGGCACAAGAAGGGTATAGGATGGATGAAGAGCATGGGTCCTTCTTGCGGCGAGAGGACGAAGGCGAGCATTGA
- the lipA gene encoding lipoyl synthase has protein sequence MIRHPQTTHYPSHASKTRVPAATSPQAIALARHIRQARLHTVCEEAACPNRGLCWAQKHAAFMILGKHCTRRCAFCNVAHGRPKGFVDSDEPKRLAMSVQRLGLSHVVITSVNRDDLDDGGASHFSACVREIRAFCPRTTIELLVPDFLHALDSLLTEPPDVLNHNIETVPRLYRTMRAGARYERSLRLLHDAKQRMPSLFTKSGMMVGLGEDTQEVAAVMDDLRHAHVDFLTIGQYLRPTAQHAHVVEYVPMTRFRHYDAMARHKGFLLVAASPLTRSSFHADTDFQRLQQARQRQLKTQTSQQSPHATPRQH, from the coding sequence ATGATACGCCATCCCCAGACGACACATTATCCCTCTCACGCCAGTAAAACACGCGTGCCCGCCGCCACAAGCCCGCAAGCTATCGCATTGGCACGTCACATACGCCAAGCGCGCCTCCATACCGTGTGTGAAGAAGCCGCATGCCCCAACAGAGGGCTCTGTTGGGCGCAAAAGCACGCGGCCTTCATGATCTTAGGAAAACACTGCACGCGCCGTTGCGCCTTTTGCAATGTCGCCCACGGGCGACCAAAAGGCTTTGTCGATAGCGATGAACCCAAACGCCTCGCCATGTCGGTACAGCGTCTCGGCTTGTCCCATGTCGTCATTACGTCAGTGAATAGAGACGACCTCGATGATGGCGGCGCCTCGCATTTTAGCGCATGTGTGAGAGAAATCCGCGCCTTCTGTCCGCGCACCACCATAGAACTCCTCGTGCCAGACTTCCTCCATGCCCTTGATAGCCTGCTGACTGAACCACCAGATGTCCTGAATCACAATATCGAAACGGTGCCACGGCTCTATCGCACCATGCGGGCCGGCGCGCGCTACGAACGAAGCCTGCGCCTCCTCCATGACGCCAAACAACGCATGCCGTCACTCTTTACAAAATCCGGCATGATGGTGGGGCTTGGCGAAGACACACAGGAAGTCGCCGCCGTCATGGATGATTTGCGCCATGCGCACGTGGATTTCCTCACCATCGGCCAATATCTCAGACCAACAGCACAGCACGCTCATGTCGTAGAGTATGTGCCTATGACGCGCTTTCGTCATTATGACGCTATGGCGCGCCATAAAGGCTTTTTGCTCGTGGCGGCATCGCCTCTCACACGCTCCTCCTTCCATGCTGACACCGATTTTCAACGCCTGCAACAGGCGCGCCAACGACAGCTTAAAACACAGACGAGCCAGCAAAGCCCTCACGCTACGCCACGCCAACACTAA
- the glnA gene encoding type I glutamate--ammonia ligase has protein sequence MSVKKLLETIKEKDIKFVDLRFTDLRGKWQHTVQTSSTISEETFEDGIMFDGSSIAGWKDINESDMMLKMDSNSFFIDPFTAQQTLVIFCNVTEPSTGQAYSRDPRSISKNAEAYLKSVGIGDEAYFGPEAEFFVFDDVRIKTDMNYMAYRLKSEEGPYSAGLKLEGGNLGHRPGIKGGYFPVPPVDSMTDMRAEMISVMQDTGIRAEKHHHEVAPSQNELGFGFGLLSQTADTLQTYKYIVHMVAHSYGKTATFMPKPIVGDNGSGMHVHQSLWKDGKPLFAGTNYADLSQECLYYIGGLMKHARALNAFTNPTTNSYKRLIPGFEAPVLLAYSSRNRSASFRIPYTNSPKGKRIEVRFPDPAANPYLTFAAMLMAGLDGIENRIEPGDAMDKNLYDLPPQQLAHIPTVCSSLDQAIDALEQDREFLKKGGVFSDDVLDAYCALKREECVELNTTPHPVEFKLYYSV, from the coding sequence ATGTCAGTTAAGAAGCTATTAGAGACCATTAAGGAGAAGGACATCAAGTTCGTTGATTTGCGTTTCACCGACCTCAGGGGAAAGTGGCAGCACACGGTGCAGACCTCCTCGACCATCAGCGAGGAGACATTCGAGGACGGCATCATGTTTGATGGTTCGTCCATTGCTGGTTGGAAGGACATCAACGAGTCCGACATGATGTTAAAAATGGACAGCAATTCCTTTTTCATCGACCCTTTCACAGCCCAGCAGACTCTTGTCATATTCTGTAACGTCACCGAGCCGTCCACAGGGCAGGCGTACAGCCGCGACCCGCGCTCTATCAGCAAGAATGCCGAAGCCTATCTCAAGAGCGTCGGTATTGGCGACGAGGCATATTTTGGGCCTGAGGCAGAATTCTTTGTCTTTGACGATGTCAGGATTAAGACAGACATGAACTACATGGCCTATCGTCTCAAGTCTGAGGAAGGGCCTTACAGCGCTGGTCTCAAGCTAGAGGGAGGCAATCTAGGCCATCGTCCTGGTATCAAGGGTGGCTATTTCCCGGTGCCGCCTGTGGATTCCATGACCGATATGCGCGCCGAGATGATTTCTGTCATGCAAGATACGGGGATTAGAGCAGAGAAACATCATCACGAGGTTGCCCCTTCACAGAACGAGCTAGGCTTTGGCTTTGGCTTGCTCTCTCAGACAGCCGACACGCTCCAGACGTATAAATACATCGTTCATATGGTGGCGCATTCTTATGGCAAGACAGCAACCTTTATGCCAAAGCCCATTGTCGGTGATAATGGCTCTGGCATGCACGTCCACCAATCGCTGTGGAAGGACGGCAAGCCTCTCTTTGCTGGCACAAACTATGCCGACCTCTCTCAAGAGTGCTTGTATTACATAGGTGGTTTGATGAAGCATGCGCGCGCCTTGAATGCTTTCACAAATCCCACGACAAATAGTTACAAGCGTCTCATACCGGGATTTGAAGCGCCCGTCTTGCTGGCCTACTCTTCCCGCAATCGTTCGGCGTCATTCCGCATTCCCTATACAAACAGCCCCAAGGGCAAGCGTATCGAGGTGCGTTTCCCCGACCCCGCTGCCAACCCTTATCTCACCTTTGCCGCCATGCTCATGGCAGGCCTTGATGGCATCGAGAATCGTATTGAGCCGGGCGATGCCATGGACAAGAATCTCTACGACCTCCCGCCACAGCAGTTGGCGCACATTCCTACCGTCTGTTCCAGCCTTGACCAAGCCATCGATGCGCTAGAGCAGGACAGGGAATTCCTCAAGAAGGGGGGCGTCTTCTCCGATGATGTGCTTGATGCCTATTGCGCCTTAAAACGCGAGGAATGCGTAGAGCTCAACACAACACCCCATCCCGTAGAATTCAAACTCTATTACAGCGTCTAG
- a CDS encoding type II toxin-antitoxin system RatA family toxin, translating into MFNHTEKRITAYRPQQLFDMVADVEAYPLFLPWCVDVTMLSRQDDSFVASVSAGHKHIRYRFTSHDTLYRPHNDNDGAWRIRAVSHDGPFRSLHNEWVFQPHAKGCALAFTIRFEFASPMATMLFKPLFSRVAYSMVEAFEKRARHLYG; encoded by the coding sequence GTGTTCAACCATACAGAAAAACGCATCACCGCCTATCGCCCACAGCAATTGTTCGATATGGTGGCCGATGTGGAAGCATATCCTCTGTTCCTGCCTTGGTGCGTTGATGTGACGATGTTGTCTCGCCAAGATGATTCCTTTGTCGCCTCTGTGAGCGCTGGCCATAAGCACATACGCTATCGCTTTACATCCCATGATACGTTGTATCGCCCACACAACGACAATGACGGCGCATGGCGTATCCGCGCCGTGAGCCATGACGGACCCTTTCGTTCCCTCCACAATGAATGGGTGTTCCAGCCACATGCGAAGGGTTGCGCCTTAGCCTTTACCATACGATTCGAGTTCGCGTCCCCCATGGCAACGATGCTCTTCAAACCCTTATTCTCACGGGTTGCCTACTCGATGGTGGAAGCCTTCGAAAAGCGCGCACGCCATCTTTATGGCTGA
- a CDS encoding NAD(P)-dependent glycerol-3-phosphate dehydrogenase: MGVVGGGAWGTALAHVMASHGLDVVLWALEKETVDDINGRHENKTWLADVPLHEGLRATGDMADLDACDYLFMVSPTQHVRDVSQSLCASLSSPVPIIVCSKGVELKTGMLLHEVLRQTMARHDVLALSGPSFAEETARMLPTTVLLAGENRKQAQRLCRHLSSATFRPYVGTDVVGCLLSGAIKNVLAIGAGIVVGRGFGENARAALITRGMAEMRRMAKACGAKTATINGLAGCGDLMLTCMSMASRNTSVGYRVGRGETLEHIIHGQQTVAEGVATARSLMALSSRQGVEMPLCHAIHDVLYEGSDIDKMVYQLMTRPLVAEEPVR; the protein is encoded by the coding sequence ATGGGTGTCGTGGGTGGTGGCGCATGGGGGACGGCGCTCGCCCATGTGATGGCGTCCCACGGGTTGGATGTCGTGCTGTGGGCTCTCGAGAAAGAGACGGTGGATGACATCAACGGCAGGCATGAGAATAAGACATGGCTTGCCGATGTGCCTTTACATGAGGGGCTTCGCGCCACAGGGGATATGGCGGATTTGGACGCCTGTGATTATCTTTTTATGGTGTCGCCCACCCAGCATGTGCGCGATGTGAGTCAGAGTCTCTGCGCTTCTCTCTCTTCCCCTGTGCCTATTATTGTCTGTTCCAAGGGGGTCGAGCTCAAGACAGGCATGCTTCTCCATGAGGTGCTACGACAGACAATGGCACGCCATGACGTCCTTGCTCTTTCGGGTCCCAGTTTTGCTGAGGAGACGGCGCGTATGCTCCCGACAACGGTATTGCTGGCGGGAGAGAACAGAAAGCAAGCACAACGTCTCTGTCGTCATCTGTCCAGTGCGACGTTTCGTCCTTATGTGGGGACTGACGTGGTGGGGTGTTTGTTGTCTGGTGCTATCAAGAACGTACTTGCCATAGGGGCGGGTATTGTCGTTGGTCGTGGCTTTGGTGAGAATGCGCGCGCCGCCTTGATTACAAGAGGGATGGCGGAAATGCGACGTATGGCGAAGGCGTGTGGTGCGAAGACAGCGACAATCAACGGTCTAGCGGGATGTGGTGATTTGATGTTGACGTGTATGTCGATGGCGTCCCGCAACACGTCTGTGGGCTATCGAGTGGGTCGGGGTGAGACATTGGAGCATATCATCCATGGCCAACAGACGGTGGCAGAAGGTGTGGCGACAGCGCGTAGTTTGATGGCCTTATCGTCTCGTCAGGGGGTCGAGATGCCTCTATGCCACGCCATTCATGATGTGCTTTATGAGGGGTCGGATATTGATAAAATGGTGTATCAATTGATGACTCGCCCGCTTGTTGCTGAGGAACCCGTAAGATAG
- a CDS encoding septum formation initiator family protein, which translates to MIPCVVLSLMLGVMVWHALAGQRGWLAIADKKQEMVTLRDELDGLQRIQAQLQQNVLALDEETLNLDVLEKHVRHQLGLYRENERVFHFSTE; encoded by the coding sequence ATGATACCTTGCGTGGTCTTGTCCCTCATGCTTGGCGTCATGGTCTGGCACGCCCTTGCTGGACAACGGGGATGGCTGGCGATAGCGGATAAAAAACAAGAGATGGTCACTTTGCGGGATGAACTGGACGGACTTCAGCGCATACAGGCGCAATTACAACAGAATGTCCTCGCTCTGGATGAAGAAACCCTCAATCTCGATGTCCTCGAAAAGCACGTCCGACACCAACTCGGCTTGTACAGGGAAAATGAACGAGTCTTCCACTTCTCAACAGAATGA
- a CDS encoding P-II family nitrogen regulator — MKRVEAIIKPFKLDAVKDALHALGIDGITVTEVKGFGRQKGHTESYLGADIVVDFLSKVKLDVIMDDGMVDEAIDVIIRASATGHIGDGKIFISPVEEVIRIRTGERGKNIL, encoded by the coding sequence ATGAAGAGAGTCGAAGCCATTATCAAGCCGTTCAAGCTTGACGCTGTGAAGGATGCGTTGCATGCGCTAGGCATTGATGGCATCACCGTGACTGAAGTCAAGGGTTTTGGCAGGCAGAAGGGGCATACCGAGTCGTATCTTGGCGCTGACATTGTCGTTGATTTTTTATCAAAAGTGAAACTTGACGTCATCATGGATGATGGTATGGTAGATGAGGCGATCGATGTCATTATACGTGCTTCCGCCACAGGGCACATTGGCGATGGCAAGATTTTCATATCGCCAGTCGAGGAGGTTATCCGTATCCGCACGGGCGAACGTGGCAAGAACATTTTATAG
- a CDS encoding SMP-30/gluconolactonase/LRE family protein, translating into MTITTQRIALCGTLLALIACDGVPRHNATILWERHDLATPESALYDDERRVIYVSVMDGGPTDKDSKGGVAILSDTGEMTGMLVDSLHAPKGIGRYQDTLYVADVDRIVIINRYDGTHRFIAVRHAQFLNDVTVDDTGIVYISDMVTGLIHMLPHDGTAQDLTHMTHKDVPHPNGLLWSKDGLWIAGWGQGMQEDFSTDGLGRLSLYDKDTETLTAMTEPLGNLDGIVKDVHGRLLITDWGGGGVFVYDDGDVYLAYDTEKGSADIGYREDDDTLFLPMMLENRVMALTIP; encoded by the coding sequence ATGACCATCACGACACAACGTATTGCCCTGTGTGGCACACTCCTCGCCCTCATCGCATGTGACGGCGTGCCTCGACACAACGCGACTATCCTGTGGGAACGCCATGATTTGGCAACCCCCGAATCCGCGCTCTATGATGATGAAAGACGCGTCATTTATGTCTCCGTCATGGACGGCGGCCCCACCGATAAAGACAGCAAAGGCGGTGTCGCCATCCTCAGTGATACGGGTGAGATGACGGGTATGCTGGTGGACTCCCTCCATGCTCCCAAAGGAATAGGGCGCTATCAAGATACGCTCTATGTGGCCGACGTGGATAGAATCGTTATCATCAACCGCTATGACGGAACACACCGATTCATCGCTGTGCGCCATGCTCAATTCCTCAATGATGTGACGGTCGATGATACAGGTATCGTCTATATATCGGATATGGTCACGGGTCTCATCCATATGCTCCCCCATGATGGAACGGCTCAGGATCTGACGCATATGACACATAAAGATGTCCCTCACCCTAACGGCTTGCTCTGGAGCAAAGACGGGCTGTGGATCGCTGGGTGGGGACAGGGCATGCAGGAGGATTTCTCAACCGATGGGTTAGGACGCCTCTCTCTTTATGACAAAGACACAGAAACACTCACCGCCATGACAGAGCCTTTAGGCAATCTCGACGGTATCGTTAAAGATGTCCATGGACGCCTCCTTATCACCGATTGGGGCGGGGGTGGCGTGTTCGTCTATGATGACGGCGACGTATACCTCGCCTATGATACAGAGAAAGGAAGCGCTGACATAGGCTACCGAGAGGATGATGACACGCTGTTCCTTCCTATGATGTTGGAGAACCGAGTCATGGCGCTCACCATTCCCTAA
- a CDS encoding EVE domain-containing protein: protein MAYWIFKSEPSCWSWDDQVKAGVAEWDGVRNYQARAHMMSMALGDKGFFYHSVTEKRLVGIVEVVRLYYPDPSDESGRFGMVDVRALGPLRRPVSLQEIKADGRLSHLPLLRQSRLSVSPVDDDAWCVLLTLAGHERS from the coding sequence ATGGCGTATTGGATTTTTAAGTCAGAACCTTCTTGTTGGTCGTGGGACGACCAAGTGAAGGCTGGCGTTGCCGAGTGGGATGGCGTGCGTAACTATCAAGCGCGGGCGCATATGATGTCGATGGCATTGGGCGATAAGGGTTTTTTCTATCACTCGGTGACAGAGAAGCGTTTGGTAGGGATTGTGGAGGTTGTCCGCCTGTATTATCCGGACCCCAGCGATGAGAGCGGTCGCTTTGGCATGGTGGATGTGCGCGCCTTAGGGCCATTGCGCCGTCCCGTCTCTCTTCAAGAGATTAAGGCAGATGGTCGTTTATCCCATCTGCCCTTATTGCGTCAATCCAGACTATCGGTATCGCCGGTGGATGACGATGCGTGGTGTGTGTTGCTGACGTTGGCGGGACATGAGCGTTCCTAA